Proteins encoded within one genomic window of Spirulina major PCC 6313:
- the pth gene encoding aminoacyl-tRNA hydrolase — MPVPVQLIVGLGNPGPKYDRTRHNIGFDCVDQLAQRWAMPWQENRRFKGYCATGRGPTGEKMYLLKPTTYMNRSGESIRAALDWYKLPPESVLTVYDDMDLPVGRLRLRLSGSAGGHNGMKSAIAHLGTQDFPRLRLGIGGSGPEKETISHVLGRFTPQETPIIKEVLNLATDAVTVGLKQGLEKAMSLYNPRQAEL; from the coding sequence ATGCCTGTTCCTGTTCAACTCATCGTCGGCCTCGGCAATCCGGGCCCCAAATACGATCGCACCCGCCACAACATCGGGTTTGACTGTGTGGATCAACTGGCCCAGCGGTGGGCGATGCCCTGGCAGGAGAACCGCCGATTTAAGGGCTATTGCGCCACCGGACGCGGCCCCACTGGTGAGAAAATGTATCTCCTCAAACCCACCACCTACATGAACCGTTCCGGGGAATCGATCCGGGCGGCGTTGGATTGGTACAAGCTCCCACCGGAATCGGTGCTGACGGTCTATGACGATATGGATTTACCCGTGGGACGATTGCGGCTGCGCTTGTCGGGGTCGGCGGGGGGACATAATGGGATGAAGTCCGCGATCGCCCATCTCGGAACCCAAGACTTTCCTCGGCTCCGGTTGGGGATTGGCGGCTCTGGCCCCGAAAAAGAGACGATTTCCCATGTTTTGGGTCGCTTCACCCCCCAAGAAACCCCGATTATTAAAGAAGTGCTCAATTTAGCCACCGATGCGGTGACCGTTGGGTTAAAACAGGGATTAGAAAAGGCGATGAGTCTCTATAACCCGCGCCAAGCTGAGCTTTAG
- the speB gene encoding agmatinase, producing MNDFPRYFIDAATAVPDDDVEVIIVPVPYEATTTYRKGCQEGPIALLAASDQLEHYDVELQQEPCFAVGIGIHDAIADSRHQPDLLPETMVQQVEAALTPLLQAGKFVITLGGEHGITAGVVAAYQQVFTEPFTVVQIDAHGDLRHSYQGSIYNHACVMRRIVDRGIPLVPVAIRSICKEEADLIASQQIPVQWDHHITENSQWIEDAIAAIPTDRVFLTIDFDGLDPAIMPGVGTPQPGGLNWAQTTRFLRTLFTQRQVIGCDVMELAPLRDSVVSEFIAAKLVYKLIGYYALSRGRLG from the coding sequence ATGAATGATTTTCCCCGCTATTTTATTGATGCGGCCACGGCCGTACCGGATGACGATGTTGAGGTGATAATTGTGCCCGTGCCCTACGAAGCCACCACCACCTATCGCAAGGGCTGCCAAGAGGGGCCGATCGCGCTCCTCGCTGCGTCGGACCAGTTGGAACATTACGATGTGGAGTTACAACAAGAACCCTGTTTCGCCGTGGGGATTGGGATTCATGATGCGATCGCAGACAGTCGCCACCAGCCCGACCTGCTCCCCGAAACCATGGTGCAGCAGGTGGAAGCCGCCTTAACTCCCCTCCTCCAAGCGGGCAAATTTGTGATCACCCTCGGCGGTGAACATGGGATCACCGCTGGCGTAGTCGCTGCCTATCAGCAGGTATTCACGGAACCTTTCACCGTCGTGCAAATCGATGCCCACGGAGATTTGCGCCACAGTTACCAGGGGTCGATCTATAACCATGCCTGTGTGATGCGGCGGATTGTGGATCGGGGGATTCCCCTTGTGCCGGTGGCGATTCGGAGCATTTGCAAAGAAGAGGCGGATCTGATCGCATCGCAGCAGATTCCGGTGCAGTGGGATCATCACATCACCGAAAATTCCCAATGGATCGAAGATGCGATCGCTGCCATCCCCACCGATCGCGTCTTCCTCACCATTGACTTCGACGGCCTCGACCCCGCGATCATGCCCGGTGTGGGAACCCCCCAACCCGGCGGCCTCAATTGGGCCCAAACCACCCGATTTCTTCGCACCCTTTTCACCCAACGGCAGGTAATCGGCTGCGATGTGATGGAATTGGCCCCTCTCCGGGATTCTGTGGTTTCAGAGTTTATTGCGGCGAAGTTGGTCTATAAATTGATTGGCTACTATGCCCTCAGTCGGGGTCGGTTGGGTTGA
- the trpE gene encoding anthranilate synthase component I: MIFPELSDFKALAKQGNFIPVYREWVADLETPVSAWYKICAGQPYSFLLESVEGGENIGRYSFLGCDPVWVLTTRGNHTRQTHRDGQVQHYDGNPFDSLAHCLAPYDPVTLPELPPGIGGLFGFWGYELIHWIEPRVPVHRAKPDDLPDGIWMQVDNLIIFDQVKRKIWAIAYADLRDPEVDVEAAYQAACDRVTKLVLKLQLPLPIEARTIELATDNAPPIAYTSNTSPAAYCANVETAKQHIHAGDIFQVVLSQRLQTTYSGNPFDLYRSLRLVNPSPYMAYFNFDQWQIIGSSPEVMVKAEKLPTGETQAIVRPIAGTRRRGKTHAEDLALEKDLLADPKEVAEHVMLVDLGRNDLGRVCKWGTVSVDELMVIERYSHVMHIVSNVIGKLREDQTAWDLLKATFPAGTVSGAPKIRAMEIIHELEPERRGPYSGVYGYYDFEGQLNSAIAIRTMVVRPQGNDQHQVSVQAGAGLVADSIPESEYEETLNKARGLLEAIRCLQ; encoded by the coding sequence ATGATTTTCCCCGAACTGTCTGACTTTAAAGCTCTGGCCAAGCAGGGCAATTTTATTCCGGTTTATCGTGAGTGGGTGGCGGATCTCGAAACCCCGGTTTCAGCCTGGTATAAGATTTGCGCGGGCCAGCCCTACAGCTTCTTGCTGGAATCCGTCGAAGGCGGGGAAAATATTGGCCGCTATAGTTTTTTAGGCTGCGATCCGGTGTGGGTGCTGACGACGCGGGGCAACCATACCCGCCAAACCCATCGTGATGGTCAGGTGCAGCATTATGACGGCAATCCCTTTGATAGCCTTGCCCACTGTCTCGCGCCCTATGATCCGGTGACTTTGCCGGAATTACCGCCGGGGATTGGCGGCCTGTTCGGGTTTTGGGGCTATGAGTTGATCCATTGGATTGAGCCACGAGTGCCGGTGCATCGGGCGAAACCCGATGATCTGCCCGATGGAATTTGGATGCAGGTGGATAATTTAATTATTTTTGATCAGGTGAAGCGGAAGATTTGGGCGATCGCCTATGCCGACCTGCGCGATCCGGAGGTGGATGTGGAGGCGGCCTATCAGGCGGCCTGCGATCGCGTCACCAAACTCGTTTTAAAACTCCAACTGCCCCTCCCCATCGAAGCCCGCACCATCGAACTCGCCACCGACAACGCGCCCCCCATCGCCTACACCAGCAACACCAGCCCCGCAGCCTACTGCGCCAACGTCGAAACCGCCAAACAACACATCCATGCCGGGGACATTTTCCAAGTCGTCCTCTCCCAACGGTTGCAAACCACCTACAGCGGCAACCCCTTCGACCTCTATCGCTCCCTGCGGTTGGTGAACCCCTCCCCCTACATGGCCTATTTCAACTTTGACCAATGGCAGATCATCGGCTCTAGCCCAGAAGTGATGGTCAAAGCGGAAAAACTCCCCACGGGCGAAACCCAAGCGATCGTCCGTCCCATCGCCGGAACACGTCGCCGGGGCAAAACCCACGCCGAAGACCTCGCCTTAGAAAAAGACCTCCTCGCCGACCCCAAAGAAGTGGCCGAACACGTCATGCTCGTGGATTTGGGGCGCAATGATTTGGGTCGCGTCTGCAAGTGGGGTACGGTGAGTGTTGATGAGTTGATGGTGATTGAACGCTATTCCCATGTGATGCACATTGTCAGTAATGTGATCGGCAAGTTACGCGAGGATCAAACCGCCTGGGATTTACTGAAAGCCACCTTTCCCGCCGGGACGGTGAGCGGTGCGCCGAAAATTCGCGCCATGGAAATCATCCACGAACTGGAACCGGAACGGCGCGGGCCCTATTCCGGGGTCTACGGCTATTACGATTTTGAGGGGCAATTGAATAGTGCGATCGCCATTCGGACCATGGTCGTCCGTCCCCAAGGCAACGATCAACATCAAGTCTCGGTACAGGCGGGCGCAGGTCTCGTGGCGGACTCCATCCCCGAATCCGAATACGAAGAAACCCTCAACAAAGCCCGCGGCCTCCTCGAAGCGATCCGCTGTCTACAGTAA
- a CDS encoding DUF3226 domain-containing protein — translation MTNILIVESKNDQYFLQYLIEYLNYKIDVEAPICIGDDDYECLNGLNEQKLIQTLKDLAASLQKRDIQKIGIIIDQDNYSEQERIEFVNRCLEAVFTPSQRLTQSCELVEMGINEKITFELGCYFTNVNQHGELETLLKTIKAQSSPHADCLEFWRDCVGQSGQAIADKEFDKFWWSIYLRYDTCSKQDRKQAERKCSMKHFETVLKKKGSRILNLEHPILANLKSFLSLFDG, via the coding sequence ATGACTAATATTCTTATCGTTGAAAGTAAAAACGATCAATATTTTCTACAATATCTCATCGAATACCTCAATTATAAAATTGATGTCGAAGCTCCGATCTGTATTGGTGATGATGACTATGAATGCTTGAATGGTTTGAACGAACAAAAACTAATTCAAACCTTGAAAGACTTGGCCGCGAGTCTGCAAAAGCGAGACATTCAAAAAATTGGAATCATCATCGATCAAGATAATTATTCAGAACAAGAGCGGATTGAATTTGTTAATCGCTGTTTAGAGGCTGTGTTTACCCCATCGCAACGCCTCACTCAATCCTGTGAACTGGTTGAAATGGGAATTAATGAAAAAATCACCTTTGAGTTAGGCTGCTATTTTACCAATGTCAATCAACACGGTGAATTAGAAACGCTCCTCAAGACAATCAAAGCCCAATCGTCGCCCCATGCCGATTGTTTAGAGTTTTGGCGGGATTGTGTGGGGCAATCCGGGCAAGCGATCGCAGACAAAGAGTTTGATAAGTTTTGGTGGTCTATTTATTTGCGATACGATACTTGCTCTAAGCAAGATCGTAAGCAAGCAGAGCGGAAATGTTCGATGAAACATTTCGAGACTGTTTTAAAGAAAAAAGGATCGCGTATCTTGAACTTAGAGCATCCGATTTTAGCTAATCTCAAGTCTTTTTTGAGTCTCTTTGATGGGTAG
- a CDS encoding resolvase: MILGFDPGRDKCGIALTDDRGRLVSHQVVTSEGVELILRQLQTDYEITTLVIGNQTTSKLWTAKLRLWFADSVTLAPVDERNSTLEARDRYWQMFPPKGLARLIPQGLRTPPRPVDDIVAILLIERYLSTLCPTPH, from the coding sequence ATGATTCTAGGCTTCGACCCCGGACGGGATAAATGCGGTATTGCCCTCACTGATGACAGGGGGCGTTTAGTCTCCCATCAGGTGGTCACCTCGGAGGGCGTGGAATTAATCCTGCGCCAACTCCAAACCGACTATGAGATTACAACGCTCGTCATCGGCAATCAAACCACCTCCAAACTGTGGACAGCCAAACTCCGCCTCTGGTTTGCCGATTCCGTCACCCTTGCCCCCGTGGATGAACGCAACAGCACTCTCGAAGCCCGCGATCGCTACTGGCAAATGTTCCCCCCCAAAGGTCTCGCCCGCCTCATCCCCCAAGGCCTCCGCACCCCCCCGCGCCCCGTGGATGACATTGTCGCCATCCTCCTGATCGAACGTTATCTAAGCACCCTATGTCCCACCCCTCACTAA
- a CDS encoding creatininase family protein, protein MLLHLSTWPEVETYLNTSKGIIIPIGSTEQHGPTGLIGTDAICAEAIAKGVGAATHALVGPTINVGMALHHTAFPGSMSLRPSTLILVIRDSLTALAKAGFRRFFFLNGHGGNIATLKAAFAETYDALDPLTEGDPLRCTVGNWFMSRSVYTLAKELYGDQEGSHATPSEVALTQYVYPEAIKTAPLSPTVNSGHPIYGAAEFRRNYPDGRMGSNPALATPEHGQRLYEAAVKDLSKSYLEFLGRD, encoded by the coding sequence ATGCTTCTTCATCTCAGCACCTGGCCCGAAGTTGAAACCTATCTCAACACCTCCAAGGGCATCATCATCCCCATCGGCTCCACGGAACAGCACGGCCCCACGGGCTTAATCGGCACGGATGCGATCTGCGCTGAAGCGATCGCCAAAGGAGTCGGTGCAGCCACCCACGCCCTCGTCGGCCCAACGATTAACGTGGGCATGGCCCTGCACCATACCGCCTTTCCCGGCTCCATGAGCCTGCGACCCAGCACCCTAATTTTAGTGATTCGGGATTCCCTCACCGCCCTCGCCAAAGCCGGATTCCGCCGCTTTTTCTTCCTCAACGGCCACGGCGGCAACATCGCCACCCTCAAAGCCGCCTTCGCTGAAACCTACGATGCCCTTGACCCTCTCACCGAAGGCGATCCTTTGCGCTGCACCGTGGGCAATTGGTTCATGAGTCGTTCCGTTTACACCCTCGCCAAAGAACTCTACGGCGATCAAGAAGGCTCCCACGCCACCCCCAGCGAAGTCGCCCTCACTCAATATGTTTATCCGGAGGCGATCAAAACCGCCCCCCTCAGTCCCACGGTCAATTCTGGCCATCCCATCTACGGCGCGGCAGAATTTCGCCGCAATTACCCCGATGGCCGGATGGGATCAAACCCAGCCCTAGCGACACCGGAGCATGGCCAACGGCTCTATGAGGCGGCGGTGAAGGATCTCAGCAAAAGTTACCTCGAATTTCTGGGTCGTGATTAG
- a CDS encoding MotA/TolQ/ExbB proton channel family protein, which produces MLATTFNTIVTIGGITILPLLLLSMVAVVLIGERLWFWWRIHQQQRRFMLTVLGAYREDPQGAIAYLKGKPTLPIARIFLNALILPQPTPEEFCLALETAAQAEMPLLKRFNTVFETIITVSPLLGLLGTILGLMRTFVNLNLGAQTMLQTAGVTRGIAEALISTAAGLTLAILTLLFANLFRGLARRQFSLIQTAGGQLELLYRRNYRQPTYSPKPTQPYPDESSDAAES; this is translated from the coding sequence ATGTTAGCGACTACGTTTAATACTATCGTGACCATTGGTGGCATTACGATTTTGCCCCTGTTGCTGCTGTCGATGGTGGCTGTGGTGTTGATTGGCGAGCGCCTCTGGTTTTGGTGGCGCATTCATCAGCAGCAGCGGCGGTTTATGTTGACCGTTTTGGGGGCCTATCGCGAAGATCCCCAAGGGGCGATCGCCTATCTCAAAGGCAAACCCACCCTTCCCATTGCCCGCATCTTCCTCAACGCCCTGATCCTCCCCCAGCCCACCCCCGAAGAATTTTGCCTCGCCCTCGAAACCGCCGCCCAAGCCGAAATGCCCCTGCTCAAACGCTTTAACACCGTCTTTGAAACCATCATCACCGTCTCCCCCCTCCTCGGACTGTTGGGGACAATCCTGGGACTGATGCGCACCTTTGTGAATCTCAACCTCGGCGCTCAAACGATGCTCCAAACCGCAGGAGTGACGCGGGGCATTGCCGAAGCCCTGATCTCCACCGCTGCCGGACTCACCCTCGCCATTCTCACTCTCCTCTTCGCCAACCTTTTTCGTGGCCTGGCCCGACGGCAATTTTCCCTGATCCAAACCGCAGGCGGCCAACTCGAACTCCTCTACCGCCGCAACTACCGCCAGCCCACCTATTCCCCAAAACCCACACAGCCCTACCCAGATGAATCCTCTGATGCTGCTGAGTCTTAG
- the frr gene encoding ribosome recycling factor, with product MKLADTEQLMQKAIEATQRNFNTIRTGRASTSLLDRISVEYYGAETPLKQIANISTPEATTILIQPYDRSSMGAIEKAIQMSDLGLNPNNDGAVIRLNIPPLTSDRRQELVKQVKNLAEDGKVSIRNIRRDAIDSIRKQEKSSDISEDESRSLQDDVQKLTDKYTGKIEDLLAVKEKDITTI from the coding sequence ATGAAGTTAGCTGACACTGAACAACTGATGCAAAAAGCGATTGAAGCAACCCAGCGGAACTTCAACACGATTCGCACCGGCAGAGCCAGCACCAGCTTGCTCGACCGGATTAGCGTCGAATACTACGGGGCAGAGACCCCCCTCAAACAAATCGCCAACATTAGCACCCCCGAAGCCACCACTATTTTGATCCAACCCTACGATCGCAGCAGCATGGGCGCGATCGAGAAGGCGATTCAAATGTCTGACCTTGGCTTGAACCCCAACAACGACGGGGCGGTAATTCGGCTCAATATTCCACCCTTAACGAGCGATCGCCGTCAAGAATTGGTCAAACAGGTGAAAAACCTCGCCGAAGACGGCAAAGTCTCGATCCGCAACATCCGCCGGGATGCGATCGACAGCATCCGCAAACAGGAAAAAAGCAGCGACATTTCCGAAGATGAATCCCGCAGCTTACAGGATGACGTGCAAAAATTAACCGACAAATACACCGGGAAAATCGAAGACCTGCTCGCCGTCAAAGAAAAAGACATCACCACCATCTAA
- a CDS encoding Uma2 family endonuclease, with the protein MTPPIPSTPQTNTSDSWVPSLPPTDLVFDDGVPLESNRHRLAMNLLIDSVYAALAPREDFYASGNMFVYYSLEQIKNRDFRGPDFFVALNVDGQKERQGWVVWAEDGKYPDVIVELMSPSTAAVDLTTKKEIYEQRFSTSHYFVFDPFNATSLLGWERRGNVFVALQPNETGWLWCEALGLWLGTWYGSVLQETTHWLRFYFPNEQLVLLPREQERQRAEQERQRAEQAEAREQQERLRADQAEAKQAALRAKLRELGVDPETL; encoded by the coding sequence ATGACTCCGCCGATTCCATCTACGCCTCAAACCAACACATCCGATAGTTGGGTTCCTTCACTCCCCCCCACTGACCTCGTTTTTGATGATGGAGTCCCCTTGGAAAGTAATCGTCACCGTCTCGCGATGAACCTGCTCATCGATTCTGTTTATGCTGCCCTCGCCCCCCGTGAAGATTTTTATGCGAGTGGCAATATGTTTGTGTATTACAGTTTGGAACAGATTAAGAATCGTGATTTTCGCGGCCCTGATTTTTTTGTGGCGCTCAATGTAGACGGGCAAAAAGAGCGTCAAGGCTGGGTCGTCTGGGCAGAAGACGGTAAGTATCCCGATGTGATTGTGGAGTTAATGTCACCCTCCACCGCAGCAGTTGACCTCACCACTAAAAAAGAGATTTACGAGCAGCGATTTAGTACCAGCCATTATTTTGTCTTTGACCCATTTAACGCAACCTCGCTGCTGGGTTGGGAGCGGCGTGGCAATGTATTTGTGGCCTTACAACCCAATGAAACGGGGTGGCTTTGGTGTGAAGCTTTAGGGTTGTGGTTGGGAACTTGGTACGGTTCAGTGTTGCAAGAGACGACCCATTGGCTGCGGTTTTACTTCCCCAATGAGCAGTTGGTTTTGTTGCCGCGAGAGCAGGAACGGCAGCGGGCAGAACAAGAACGACAACGGGCCGAGCAGGCAGAAGCACGGGAGCAACAAGAGCGGCTACGGGCAGATCAAGCCGAGGCAAAACAAGCGGCGTTACGGGCCAAGTTGCGGGAATTGGGTGTTGATCCAGAGACGCTTTGA
- a CDS encoding ferredoxin — protein MTEFDAYPDQTGLEPELGGIFRDAPERSGFEPELGGDVRQKGVYVDEITCIGCKHCAHTAPNTFYIEPDYGRARAIRQDGDPEALVTEAMDTCPVNCIHWVDYTELKHLEQERQYQVIPIAGFPVDAAHSQRKKRDRKKK, from the coding sequence ATGACCGAATTTGACGCATATCCAGACCAAACAGGTTTAGAACCGGAACTGGGGGGCATTTTCCGGGATGCCCCGGAGCGCAGCGGTTTTGAGCCGGAGTTGGGGGGGGATGTGCGCCAAAAGGGGGTCTATGTGGATGAGATCACCTGTATTGGCTGTAAGCATTGTGCCCATACTGCGCCCAATACGTTTTATATTGAGCCGGATTATGGCCGGGCGCGGGCCATCCGCCAGGATGGTGATCCGGAGGCACTGGTGACGGAGGCGATGGATACTTGTCCGGTGAATTGTATTCATTGGGTGGACTATACGGAGCTGAAGCACCTGGAGCAGGAACGGCAATATCAGGTGATTCCGATCGCTGGCTTTCCGGTGGATGCGGCCCATAGTCAGCGCAAGAAGCGCGATCGCAAAAAAAAGTAG
- a CDS encoding pentapeptide repeat-containing protein: MVDNTGDIERLLETKKCQGGDLSHANLSNFDLSGADLSGASLYCTNLSGANLSGANLSGADLSYANFVKTDLTRANIRGADAKGINLFDANLNGTNLSGTDLTFAMLVNATLSEANLRAVKLVGANLIGAKLNSANLSSADLGGANLSTANLVAAKLLSTDLSEAKLVRADLSDANLVGANLTDANLSNANLLNTNMSSALLIGAYLIGANLIGTQLENTKLDGTIGLTTEGQLVVS; this comes from the coding sequence ATGGTTGACAACACCGGAGATATCGAAAGACTCCTAGAGACAAAAAAATGTCAAGGTGGCGACCTCAGCCACGCAAATCTGAGCAACTTTGACCTCAGCGGTGCAGACTTAAGCGGTGCAAGCCTCTATTGCACCAACCTCAGCGGAGCAAACCTCAGTGGTGCCAACCTCAGCGGTGCAGATCTTAGCTACGCGAACTTCGTTAAAACGGATCTCACCCGTGCCAATATTCGGGGCGCGGATGCCAAAGGAATTAACCTCTTCGATGCTAACCTGAACGGAACCAACCTCAGTGGGACAGATTTAACCTTTGCCATGTTGGTGAATGCCACCCTCAGCGAAGCGAATCTGCGGGCGGTCAAGCTCGTTGGTGCGAACTTAATCGGGGCTAAACTCAACAGTGCTAATCTCAGCAGTGCCGATTTAGGCGGGGCCAACTTAAGCACGGCTAATCTCGTCGCGGCGAAGCTCTTAAGCACTGACCTCAGCGAGGCGAAGCTGGTACGAGCGGATCTGAGCGATGCTAATTTGGTGGGTGCAAACTTGACCGATGCCAACCTCTCCAACGCCAATCTGCTCAATACCAATATGTCGAGTGCCTTGCTGATTGGGGCGTATTTGATTGGGGCGAACTTAATCGGGACACAATTAGAAAATACCAAATTAGATGGCACGATTGGATTAACCACGGAAGGGCAATTAGTGGTGAGCTAG
- a CDS encoding AAA family ATPase, with the protein MKTPHNLETITMLESLSIKNFRCFENLDVQGFKRVNLIGGKNNAGKTALLEALLLYFYPTPQSIIELKKLRKEAIYSKKNILKSVWDTFFYNRNATQDIEIQGVGWQNKKRNVNISNALYIQQSLFRDSEYEIENQLFQDYTESVLKIRLKVDGAEDINSSINANSKKIFSPTASDRLQPKINTSFGVSNRVIAQHYDLIRFHDRSNDVLKILQILDPSIENAETFSMDEPTLYLTRKNQQRLPISLFGDAVNRVVSITLELLDRQHNVLLIDEIENGIHYSSQQEFWNALFNLANELDTMIFATTHSLEMIKAFARAGHDHPGDGAYFELARSPRDNQIVAINRDIETLDYALERGKPIRGE; encoded by the coding sequence ATGAAGACTCCGCATAATCTAGAAACAATCACGATGCTTGAATCCCTTAGCATTAAAAATTTCCGTTGCTTTGAAAATCTCGACGTTCAAGGCTTCAAACGAGTCAACCTCATCGGCGGCAAAAACAACGCCGGAAAAACCGCCCTCCTCGAAGCCCTCCTCCTCTACTTTTACCCAACCCCTCAATCCATTATCGAACTCAAAAAGCTTAGAAAGGAAGCGATATATTCTAAAAAAAACATCCTCAAATCAGTGTGGGATACATTTTTTTATAACCGTAATGCTACCCAAGATATTGAAATCCAAGGAGTTGGGTGGCAAAACAAAAAAAGAAATGTCAATATCTCTAATGCTCTCTATATTCAGCAAAGTCTTTTTCGGGATTCTGAGTATGAAATAGAAAATCAACTATTTCAAGATTACACAGAATCAGTTCTAAAAATAAGATTAAAGGTAGACGGTGCAGAAGATATAAATTCTAGTATCAATGCAAATTCAAAAAAAATATTTTCGCCTACTGCTTCTGATAGATTGCAACCCAAAATCAATACTTCTTTTGGAGTAAGCAATCGAGTTATTGCACAACACTATGATTTGATTAGATTTCATGACCGAAGCAATGATGTTTTAAAGATACTGCAAATTCTCGATCCATCCATCGAAAATGCCGAAACATTTTCTATGGACGAGCCAACACTATATCTGACTCGCAAAAATCAGCAAAGACTACCTATCTCTTTGTTTGGTGATGCTGTTAATCGTGTCGTTTCTATTACTCTTGAATTGCTAGATAGACAGCATAATGTTTTGCTGATTGATGAGATTGAGAATGGGATTCATTACAGTAGCCAGCAAGAGTTTTGGAATGCTTTGTTTAATTTGGCCAATGAACTAGATACGATGATTTTTGCGACGACCCATAGTTTAGAGATGATTAAAGCCTTTGCGCGGGCTGGCCATGATCATCCGGGGGATGGGGCTTATTTTGAACTCGCACGGAGTCCAAGAGATAATCAAATTGTCGCGATTAATCGAGATATTGAAACCCTAGACTATGCCCTAGAACGTGGCAAGCCCATTCGAGGGGAGTAG
- a CDS encoding DUF1257 domain-containing protein: MSHFSTVKTQIRNLTSLKSALSDMGIDWKDGPSAVRGYQGQTHTADVVVEQDNHYDIGFSWNGQAYEMVADLQYWQQPLSVDGFVQRVTQRYAYHTVLTETQKQGFQITEENKNQDGSIRLVVQRWS; encoded by the coding sequence ATGTCCCATTTCAGCACTGTCAAAACTCAAATCCGGAACTTAACGTCTTTGAAATCTGCCCTCAGTGACATGGGGATTGATTGGAAAGATGGGCCGAGTGCCGTGCGTGGTTACCAAGGCCAAACCCATACCGCTGATGTTGTGGTTGAGCAAGACAATCACTACGACATCGGCTTTAGCTGGAATGGGCAAGCCTATGAGATGGTGGCGGATCTGCAATATTGGCAGCAACCCTTGTCGGTGGATGGCTTTGTGCAGCGGGTGACGCAGCGTTACGCCTATCACACGGTGTTAACCGAGACCCAAAAGCAAGGCTTCCAAATTACGGAAGAGAATAAAAATCAAGATGGTTCGATCCGTCTTGTGGTTCAACGCTGGAGCTAA
- the pyrH gene encoding UMP kinase, whose product MAYQRVLLKLSGEALMGDLGYGIDPAVVAGIAQEISDVIKSGVQVAIVVGGGNIFRGVKASAAGMDRATADYVGMLATVMNAIALQDALERIDIATRVQTAIAMQEVAEPYIRRRAIRHLERGLVVIFGAGSGNPFFTTDTTAALRAAEIDADVIFKATKVDGVYDADPKTNPNARRYTSLTYNHVLSHDLRVMDGTAIALCKENNIPIVVFDLSVNGNIVRSVQGEPIGTIVGGNYEVS is encoded by the coding sequence ATGGCATACCAGAGAGTCTTACTCAAACTGAGTGGGGAAGCTTTGATGGGGGATTTGGGATACGGCATCGATCCCGCTGTTGTTGCTGGCATTGCGCAAGAAATTTCGGATGTCATTAAAAGTGGGGTCCAAGTGGCGATTGTGGTGGGGGGCGGCAATATCTTTCGCGGTGTGAAAGCGTCTGCCGCTGGGATGGATCGGGCAACAGCAGACTATGTGGGGATGCTGGCAACGGTGATGAATGCGATCGCCCTCCAAGATGCCCTCGAACGGATTGACATTGCGACCCGTGTGCAAACTGCGATCGCCATGCAAGAGGTGGCTGAACCCTACATCCGGCGGCGGGCCATTCGCCACCTCGAACGGGGTTTGGTGGTCATCTTTGGGGCGGGTTCAGGCAATCCCTTTTTCACCACCGACACCACTGCGGCCCTTCGAGCTGCCGAAATTGATGCGGATGTCATCTTCAAAGCCACCAAAGTCGATGGTGTTTATGATGCTGATCCCAAAACGAATCCGAACGCACGCCGCTATACCAGCCTCACCTATAACCATGTGCTGAGTCATGATTTACGGGTGATGGATGGGACAGCGATCGCCCTTTGTAAAGAAAATAATATTCCCATTGTTGTTTTTGATCTCTCGGTGAACGGGAACATTGTGCGCTCCGTTCAGGGAGAACCAATTGGAACCATCGTAGGAGGTAACTATGAAGTTAGCTGA
- a CDS encoding DUF2997 domain-containing protein, producing the protein MSMETLEFIIYPDGRVQETVTGIIGRSCQEVTAAIEAQLGRVVATEPTSDYYAQPEQQSQTAQNQQLDWDSWSA; encoded by the coding sequence ATGAGCATGGAAACATTAGAATTCATCATCTATCCTGATGGCCGTGTCCAAGAAACGGTCACCGGCATCATTGGCCGTTCATGCCAAGAGGTCACCGCTGCGATCGAAGCTCAATTGGGTCGGGTGGTGGCCACTGAGCCAACGTCTGACTATTACGCGCAGCCGGAACAGCAGTCCCAAACCGCTCAAAATCAGCAACTCGATTGGGATAGCTGGTCTGCTTAA